One window of Pseudomonas urmiensis genomic DNA carries:
- a CDS encoding lysine N(6)-hydroxylase/L-ornithine N(5)-oxygenase family protein, translating to MSQTPETIKDLIGVGFGPSNLALAIALEELAQSQGHALDALFIDKQHDYRWHGDTLATQSELQISFLKDLVSLRNPTSPYSFVNYLHQKQRLADFINLGTFYPCRLEYNDYLRWAAEHFAAQAVYGEQVLRIEPEVTGGRVEHLRLVSRDANGREHSRRTRSVVIGSGGTPKIPEKFTAFKDDPRVFHHSKYLSSLAKLPCTEGKPMRIAVIGSGQSAAEAFIDLNDSYPSVKVDMILRATALKPADDSPFVNEIFAPDYTDLVYNEPAEQRSKLIGEYHNTNYSVVDLDLIDRIYGILYRQKVSHQFRHNVLCRRNVEAVVATRDGIELTLRDLATGHQQTHRYDAVILATGYERRSHRELLAPLEGYLDDFSADRNYRLLASPDLQASVYLQGFCETTHGLSDTLLSVLPARAAEIGQALYKDLARQGNAQPLAALTGA from the coding sequence ATGAGCCAGACCCCAGAAACAATCAAAGACCTGATCGGCGTGGGCTTCGGCCCTTCCAACCTGGCCCTGGCCATCGCCCTGGAAGAGCTTGCCCAAAGCCAAGGCCACGCGCTCGATGCGCTGTTCATCGACAAGCAACACGATTACCGCTGGCACGGTGACACCCTGGCCACCCAAAGCGAGCTGCAGATTTCCTTCCTCAAGGACCTGGTCTCGCTGCGCAACCCCACCAGTCCCTACAGCTTCGTCAACTACCTGCACCAGAAGCAGCGTCTGGCCGACTTCATCAACCTGGGCACTTTCTACCCCTGCCGCCTTGAGTACAACGACTACCTGCGCTGGGCAGCCGAGCACTTTGCGGCCCAAGCGGTGTACGGCGAGCAGGTGTTGCGTATCGAGCCTGAAGTGACCGGCGGGCGGGTCGAACACCTGCGCCTGGTGTCGCGTGATGCCAATGGCCGCGAGCATAGCCGGCGCACCCGCTCGGTGGTGATCGGCAGCGGCGGCACGCCGAAGATCCCCGAGAAGTTCACCGCGTTCAAGGACGACCCGCGGGTCTTTCACCACTCCAAGTACCTCAGCAGCCTGGCCAAACTGCCTTGCACCGAGGGCAAGCCAATGCGCATCGCAGTGATCGGCTCCGGGCAGAGCGCCGCCGAAGCCTTCATCGACCTCAATGACAGCTACCCCTCGGTCAAGGTCGACATGATCCTGCGCGCCACCGCTTTGAAGCCCGCCGATGACAGCCCGTTCGTCAACGAGATCTTCGCCCCCGACTACACCGACCTGGTCTATAACGAACCGGCCGAGCAACGCAGCAAACTGATCGGCGAATACCACAACACCAACTACTCGGTGGTCGACCTGGATCTGATCGATCGCATCTACGGCATCCTCTATCGGCAGAAGGTTTCCCACCAGTTCCGGCATAACGTGCTATGCCGACGCAATGTCGAAGCGGTCGTGGCGACGCGCGATGGCATCGAGTTGACTTTGCGTGACCTGGCTACCGGCCATCAGCAGACCCACCGCTACGATGCGGTCATCCTCGCCACCGGCTATGAGCGTCGCTCGCACCGCGAGTTGCTGGCGCCGCTGGAAGGCTATCTGGATGACTTCAGCGCCGACCGCAACTACCGCCTGCTGGCAAGCCCGGACCTGCAAGCGTCGGTCTACCTGCAAGGCTTCTGCGAGACCACCCACGGCCTGAGCGACACCCTGCTCTCGGTGTTGCCGGCAAGGGCCGCAGAAATCGGCCAGGCGCTGTACAAGGATCTGGCCCGACAAGGCAATGCACAACCGCTAGCCGCCCTGACCGGTGCCTGA
- a CDS encoding DUF6162 family protein gives MSRAQVIRPAGAGHETLYVLLSALLIVLLAATVVGLRGEREDEVSIANHQIDARRDLNAAEQGVFTDLWVAFDEIQMLREENTAAPTVTALAEEGLPPFVNDASSDSRGRHQWQWLAAGAYLGSSQDAQVAGSFLLILPANADGQADVWLRRDSAALVPDDLGQEALIAAGWQQIVSHYDAGVTRQHRH, from the coding sequence ATGAGCCGCGCCCAGGTCATCCGCCCGGCCGGTGCCGGGCATGAAACGCTGTATGTGCTGCTGAGCGCATTGTTGATCGTGCTGCTGGCGGCCACCGTGGTCGGGCTGCGCGGCGAACGCGAGGACGAGGTCAGCATCGCCAACCACCAGATCGATGCCCGCCGCGACCTGAATGCCGCCGAACAAGGTGTTTTCACAGACCTGTGGGTAGCGTTTGACGAGATCCAGATGCTGCGTGAAGAAAACACTGCAGCGCCAACGGTCACCGCGCTCGCTGAAGAGGGCCTGCCGCCCTTCGTCAACGATGCCAGCAGCGACAGCCGTGGCCGTCATCAGTGGCAGTGGCTTGCCGCCGGCGCCTACCTGGGAAGCAGCCAGGATGCCCAGGTAGCCGGCAGCTTCCTGCTGATCCTGCCGGCTAACGCCGATGGCCAGGCCGACGTCTGGCTGCGTCGCGACAGCGCAGCGCTGGTGCCGGACGATCTGGGCCAGGAAGCACTGATCGCCGCCGGCTGGCAGCAAATCGTCAGCCACTACGACGCCGGGGTCACCCGCCAACACCGTCACTGA
- a CDS encoding thiamine pyrophosphate-binding protein — MSKAQALPASPLKQFWLKWRFHLNILLILIPLGFMPKYFADAAMFRGDSGLGANQQSAIQVGPYTLDLAEMRDEAPRADGPAGYFKLFNAALCKACLKDVKAVYLRIGKPRSLRAAGTIFFGAPYRMATSLPVPPRTKPDAQIWITIEGWDGSMHQAPVALAKASPATVAWLEKQGGKK, encoded by the coding sequence ATGAGCAAGGCCCAAGCCCTGCCCGCAAGCCCGTTGAAGCAATTCTGGCTGAAGTGGCGCTTTCACCTGAACATCCTGCTGATCCTGATTCCGCTGGGCTTTATGCCCAAGTACTTTGCCGATGCGGCGATGTTCCGGGGCGACAGCGGCCTGGGGGCCAATCAGCAAAGCGCCATCCAGGTCGGCCCGTACACCCTGGATCTGGCCGAAATGCGCGATGAAGCGCCCAGGGCGGACGGTCCGGCAGGCTATTTCAAACTGTTCAACGCAGCGCTGTGCAAAGCCTGCCTCAAGGACGTCAAGGCGGTTTACCTGCGCATAGGCAAGCCGCGCAGCCTGCGCGCTGCGGGCACCATCTTCTTTGGCGCACCGTACCGCATGGCGACCTCACTGCCGGTGCCCCCGCGCACCAAACCTGATGCGCAGATCTGGATCACCATCGAAGGCTGGGACGGCAGCATGCACCAGGCGCCGGTGGCGCTGGCCAAAGCATCGCCGGCCACTGTGGCCTGGCTCGAAAAACAAGGAGGCAAGAAATGA
- a CDS encoding metal ABC transporter substrate-binding protein: protein MLRSVFVRRVFALLLACALPALAQAENGKPLRIGITLHPYYSYVSNIVGDKAEVVPLIPAGFNPHAYEPRAEDIKRIGTLDVIVLNGVGHDDFADRMIAASEKPQIKTIESNANVPLLAATGIAARGAGKVVNPHTFLSISATIAQVNNIARELGKIDPDNAKFYTQNARAYAKRLRKLRADALAKVTEAPNAEFRVATIHAAYDYLVRDFGLEVTAVVEPAHGIEPSPAQLKKTIDQLKALDVKVIFSEMDFPSAYVETIQRESGVHLYPLTHISYGEYTKEKYEVEMKRNLDTVVKAIQENRA, encoded by the coding sequence ATGCTGCGCTCCGTCTTCGTTCGCCGCGTCTTCGCCCTGCTCCTGGCCTGCGCCCTGCCGGCCCTGGCCCAGGCCGAGAACGGCAAACCCCTGCGAATCGGCATCACCCTGCACCCTTACTACAGCTACGTAAGCAACATCGTCGGCGACAAGGCCGAGGTGGTGCCGCTGATTCCGGCCGGGTTCAATCCACACGCCTACGAGCCGCGCGCCGAAGACATCAAGCGCATCGGCACCCTGGACGTGATCGTGCTCAATGGCGTTGGCCACGATGACTTTGCCGACCGGATGATCGCCGCCAGCGAAAAACCGCAGATCAAGACCATCGAATCGAACGCCAACGTGCCGCTGCTGGCCGCCACCGGCATCGCTGCACGCGGCGCCGGCAAGGTCGTCAATCCGCACACTTTCCTGTCGATCAGCGCCACCATCGCCCAGGTCAACAACATCGCCCGCGAGCTGGGCAAGATCGACCCGGACAACGCCAAGTTCTACACGCAGAACGCCCGCGCCTATGCCAAGCGCCTGCGCAAGCTGCGCGCCGACGCCCTGGCCAAGGTAACCGAGGCGCCCAATGCCGAGTTTCGCGTGGCCACCATCCACGCCGCCTATGACTACCTGGTGCGCGACTTTGGCCTGGAAGTCACTGCCGTGGTCGAGCCAGCCCACGGTATCGAACCCAGCCCTGCGCAGCTGAAGAAAACCATCGACCAGCTCAAGGCACTGGACGTCAAGGTGATCTTCTCGGAGATGGACTTCCCCTCTGCCTACGTCGAAACCATCCAGCGTGAATCCGGCGTGCACCTGTACCCGCTGACGCACATTTCCTACGGCGAATACACCAAGGAAAAATACGAGGTGGAGATGAAGCGCAACCTCGATACCGTGGTCAAGGCCATCCAGGAGAACCGCGCATGA
- a CDS encoding PepSY-associated TM helix domain-containing protein, with product MAQSTKTKKSKSKLWFLVHSWLALPIWFFVLIVCFTGMLAVVSQEIVWLANPDVRASKPSDDAQRLSFQQILDAMHKAEPEMAVRRLVQPDGSHFALTANVTNPDGTTPTLYVNPYTGAIQGKVPDFNFEAFTRALHGWWLVPFTNGFSWGWYLVSLLGLPMLASLVTGLVVYKKFWKGFFKPLRTGHGSRIFWGDVHRLAGVWSIWFIAVISITGIWFLIQAILSDNHITISTEPVVPVISREDVPQTADGSPAPRIDLDEAARIATTAIPGLDISFIMMPATSYSHVSMGGRGWYPLMYQTAAVNPYTRTVDSKFLLEDRSTLEFVTESMRPLHTGDFGGLAIKLVWFFFGLVLTLMVLSGLLIWTKRTAQATAAALKRSERAPASRKARVETPVEVQP from the coding sequence ATGGCCCAATCAACCAAAACTAAGAAGTCCAAGTCCAAGCTGTGGTTTCTGGTGCACAGTTGGCTCGCCCTGCCGATCTGGTTCTTTGTCCTGATCGTGTGCTTCACCGGCATGCTCGCGGTGGTCAGCCAGGAGATCGTCTGGCTGGCCAACCCGGACGTGCGCGCCAGCAAGCCTAGTGACGACGCCCAGCGCTTGAGCTTCCAGCAGATTCTCGATGCCATGCACAAGGCCGAGCCGGAGATGGCCGTGCGCAGGCTGGTGCAGCCTGACGGCTCGCACTTTGCCTTGACCGCCAATGTCACCAACCCTGATGGCACCACACCGACGCTGTATGTGAACCCTTATACCGGTGCTATCCAGGGCAAGGTCCCCGACTTCAACTTCGAGGCGTTCACTCGCGCGTTGCATGGCTGGTGGCTGGTGCCCTTCACCAACGGCTTTAGCTGGGGCTGGTATCTGGTATCGCTGCTCGGGCTGCCGATGCTGGCATCCTTGGTAACCGGCCTGGTGGTCTACAAGAAGTTCTGGAAAGGCTTTTTCAAGCCGCTGCGCACCGGCCACGGTTCGCGCATCTTTTGGGGTGATGTGCACCGCCTGGCGGGGGTCTGGTCAATCTGGTTCATTGCGGTCATTTCGATTACCGGTATCTGGTTCCTTATCCAGGCGATCCTGTCTGACAATCACATCACCATTTCCACCGAGCCGGTGGTGCCAGTGATTTCCCGCGAAGATGTGCCGCAGACCGCTGATGGCAGCCCGGCGCCACGCATTGACCTGGATGAGGCTGCGCGCATTGCAACCACCGCCATCCCGGGCCTGGATATCAGCTTTATCATGATGCCCGCGACGTCCTATAGCCATGTCAGCATGGGCGGTCGCGGCTGGTATCCGCTGATGTACCAGACCGCCGCGGTCAACCCCTACACGCGCACCGTCGACAGTAAGTTCCTGCTCGAGGACCGCTCGACCCTGGAGTTCGTCACCGAATCGATGCGCCCGCTGCACACCGGCGACTTTGGCGGCCTGGCCATCAAGCTGGTCTGGTTCTTCTTCGGCCTGGTCCTGACCTTGATGGTCCTCAGCGGCCTGCTGATCTGGACCAAGCGCACCGCCCAGGCGACCGCCGCCGCCCTCAAGCGCAGCGAACGTGCACCTGCCTCACGTAAAGCACGCGTTGAAACCCCTGTGGAGGTCCAGCCATGA
- a CDS encoding metal ABC transporter ATP-binding protein: MTAAANLTVASGPRIEFAGIDLTLGRTRILEQVAFNVTPGSVHAIVGPNGGGKSSLIKTLLGQMPHQGQLTLNWPSEHEVIGYVPQALEFDRGLPMTVDDFMAAMCQRRPAFLGLSRRVQPAIDAALARVGMLDKRKRRMGALSGGERQRVLLAQGLIPEPQLLVLDEPMSALDEAGIQVFEQLLHSWRQAGTTVLWIEHDLEAVLRLADRVTGLNRKVLFDAPPAQALTPERLLGLFSVHPRSESLA; encoded by the coding sequence ATGACTGCGGCGGCCAACCTCACCGTCGCCAGCGGACCGCGCATCGAGTTTGCCGGCATCGACCTGACCCTGGGCCGCACGCGCATTCTTGAACAGGTCGCGTTCAACGTCACACCAGGCAGCGTGCACGCCATCGTCGGGCCCAATGGCGGCGGCAAGAGCTCGTTGATCAAGACCTTGCTCGGGCAGATGCCCCATCAAGGGCAGCTGACCTTGAATTGGCCGAGCGAGCACGAAGTGATCGGCTACGTGCCCCAGGCATTGGAGTTCGATCGGGGCCTGCCGATGACCGTGGACGACTTCATGGCCGCCATGTGCCAGCGCCGCCCGGCCTTCCTCGGCCTGTCGCGGCGCGTGCAACCGGCCATCGACGCAGCGCTTGCGCGGGTCGGCATGCTCGACAAGCGCAAACGGCGCATGGGCGCGCTCTCTGGCGGCGAGCGCCAGCGCGTGCTGCTCGCCCAAGGGTTGATCCCTGAGCCGCAACTGCTGGTGCTGGACGAGCCGATGTCGGCCTTGGACGAGGCCGGCATCCAGGTGTTCGAGCAACTGCTGCACAGCTGGCGCCAGGCCGGCACCACCGTGCTGTGGATCGAGCACGACCTGGAAGCGGTGCTGCGCCTGGCCGATCGGGTCACCGGACTGAACCGCAAGGTGCTGTTCGACGCCCCGCCGGCCCAGGCCCTGACCCCAGAACGCCTGCTCGGGCTGTTCTCCGTTCACCCCCGCAGCGAGAGCCTCGCCTGA
- the pbpG gene encoding D-alanyl-D-alanine endopeptidase, translating into MKTSLSILSLLLLLTGTATLPSTAAAQPPAQVQRDPSKLHLASGSALLIDLNTNKELYSSHADRVVPIASVTKLMTAMVVLDAKQPMDEMLSMTIANNPEMKGVYSRVRLGSQLDRRETLLITLMSSENRAANSLANHYPGGYNAFIKAMNAKARSLGMSHTRYVEPTGLSTLNVSTARDLAKLLMASRKYPQLSELSTTREKTVAFRKPNYTLGFRNTDHLVNKSNWDIKLTKTGFTNEAGHCLVLLTKMDNRPVAMVILDAFGKYTHFADASRMRQWLETGAAKPAPAVAMQYKAERRNRVAAD; encoded by the coding sequence GTGAAAACTTCCCTGTCCATCCTCAGCCTGCTGCTGTTGCTCACAGGAACTGCGACCCTTCCGTCGACCGCTGCTGCACAACCCCCGGCCCAGGTTCAACGCGACCCTTCGAAACTGCACCTGGCCTCTGGCAGCGCCCTGCTGATCGACCTGAACACCAATAAGGAGTTGTATTCGAGCCACGCTGATCGCGTGGTCCCCATCGCTTCGGTCACCAAGCTGATGACCGCGATGGTGGTGCTCGATGCCAAGCAGCCCATGGACGAAATGCTCAGCATGACCATCGCCAACAACCCGGAGATGAAGGGCGTCTATTCCCGCGTTCGCTTGGGCAGCCAGCTCGATCGCCGCGAGACCTTGCTGATCACCTTGATGTCGTCGGAAAACCGCGCCGCCAACAGCCTGGCCAACCATTACCCAGGCGGCTACAACGCGTTCATCAAGGCCATGAACGCCAAGGCCCGCAGCTTGGGCATGAGCCACACCCGGTATGTCGAACCCACCGGCCTGTCGACCTTGAACGTCTCCACTGCACGGGACCTGGCCAAGTTGCTGATGGCTTCGCGCAAGTACCCACAGTTGAGCGAGCTGTCGACCACCCGCGAAAAAACCGTAGCGTTCCGCAAGCCCAACTACACCCTGGGCTTTCGTAACACCGACCACCTGGTCAACAAGAGCAATTGGGATATCAAGCTGACCAAGACCGGCTTTACCAATGAAGCCGGGCACTGCCTGGTGCTGCTGACCAAGATGGACAACCGGCCGGTCGCGATGGTGATTCTCGATGCATTCGGCAAGTACACCCACTTTGCCGATGCCAGCCGCATGCGCCAGTGGCTGGAGACCGGCGCCGCCAAACCGGCACCTGCGGTGGCCATGCAGTACAAGGCTGAGCGGCGCAATCGCGTGGCGGCGGACTGA